A genomic region of Haliotis asinina isolate JCU_RB_2024 chromosome 1, JCU_Hal_asi_v2, whole genome shotgun sequence contains the following coding sequences:
- the LOC137290543 gene encoding uncharacterized protein, with amino-acid sequence MFRWLKDRKKQKKNPRQGDVNDDYGFQAHARDSDDKVYHIYEEIPDLPTCVTKHSESSSNLRETSFSDPNSSFDQSTASIFSAETLRKYIIGSQDKGTENPPRKDGPYMVVPLLNSTEEEKPPLPPPNEKKTEFTCALVGRRNSSLSRSTESGVEVSYDSSESLEEDSHCRDNVDVHVKELLGERLQAASRVRTHAREASLDTSDTGYEYDMSTSSESDQANYEYYLNKIEENLIHKCKIREIIQQCVPEEDESDRESLTTVSSLSCCSSTRTCKLVGGHRSTDIESDEGTLADHSESENSSGYYETFNGPRDKLSPRCAFSSSGKGPLKQDSKPFPGEHSHDCQRQHYIKNKKRTLPKKCKHRSVDALGLCIPSVSSENSRKHRSIDALGLCSSQKGAFKKINRPNQFSGPKLQSQNSGVSRVQGISQSPVKLDIYEPLNDSSLYDMDYGSPRSVCSVDSEGREVYSPPPSVTDFSSRNTGLSSRRSLQRPMVSTNVYRSHGSQNRLLSDLIIMNYDRQVFIH; translated from the coding sequence ATGTTTCGCTGGTTGAAGGACCGGAAGAAACAGAAGAAGAACCCGAGACAAGGGGACGTCAATGATGACTACGGCTTTCAGGCACACGCCAGGGACAGCGACGACAAGGTCTACCACATATACGAGGAGATCCCAGACCTGCCTACCTGTGTGACTAAACACAGTGAAAGTTCCTCGAACCTCCGAGAAACGTCGTTTTCGGATCCTAATTCTTCCTTTGACCAGTCAACAGCTTCGATATTCAGTGCTGAAACTCTAAGGAAGTATATTATCGGATCCCAGGACAAGGGCACAGAGAATCCCCCGAGAAAAGACGGACCGTACATGGTTGTTCCTCTTCTGAATTCGACAGAAGAGGAGAAACCACCGCTACCTCCTCCGAATGAGAAGAAGACGGAGTTCACGTGTGCTTTGGTTGGAAGAAGGAATTCGAGTCTTTCACGAAGTACTGAGAGTGGTGTGGAGGTGTCTTACGACTCGTCAGAATCTCTAGAAGAAGATTCCCATTGTCGTGATAATGTTGATGTCCATGTTAAGGAACTGCTAGGGGAACGTCTCCAGGCCGCGTCTCGTGTGCGTACGCATGCGCGTGAGGCATCTCTGGACACAAGCGACACAGGCTACGAATATGACATGAGCACCTCTAGTGAGAGTGATCAGGCGAACTATGAGTACTACTTGAACAAAATTGAAGAAAACCTCATCCACAAGTGTAAAATCCGAGAAATCATTCAGCAGTGTGTCCCAGAAGAAGATGAATCAGATCGTGAGTCTCTGACCACTGTGTCCAGCCTCTCTTGCTGCTCCTCCACACGGACATGCAAGTTGGTAGGTGGCCATCGGTCAACGGACATCGAGTCCGACGAAGGCACTCTGGCTGACCATTCCGAATCCGAAAACAGCAGTGGATATTATGAGACCTTTAATGGCCCCAGAGACAAACTTTCCCCCCGCTGTGCATTTTCGTCTTCTGGAAAAGGACCTTTAAAACAAGACTCCAAACCATTCCCCGGTGAACATTCTCATGACTGTCAGAGACAACACtatatcaaaaacaaaaagagAACACTGCCCAAAAAGTGCAAGCATCGAAGTGTTGATGCCTTAGGATTGTGTATACCCAGTGTATCGTCAGAGAATTCCCGCAAACACAGAAGTATCGACGCCTTGGGTTTGTGTAGTTCTCAAAAAGGTGCATTTAAGAAAATTAACCGACCAAATCAGTTTTCTGGGCCGAAGTTGCAATCTCAAAACAGTGGTGTAAGTAGGGTTCAAGGTATCAGTCAGTCACCAGTGAAACTTGATATCTATGAGCCTCTGAATGATTCTTCTCTATACGACATGGACTATGGCTCACCAAGGAGTGTATGTTCTGTAGATTCAGAAGGGCGGGAGGTGTACTCTCCTCCACCCAGTGTCACAGACTTCTCTTCCAGGAACACCGGGCTATCATCCCGACGCTCCTTACAACGACCCATGGTTTCTACAAATGTATATAGATCTCACGGCAGCCAGAACAGACTCCTATCAGACCTAATCATCATGAACTATGACAGACaggtatttattcattaa